One window from the genome of Vibrio vulnificus NBRC 15645 = ATCC 27562 encodes:
- a CDS encoding DUF4144 domain-containing protein produces the protein MVNWPGILKLDGDDELVYLGSEADLNCECLDLIVSPSDRVIDSEGFVHSIVSDGSVVNLIGNSIQISAEEASRLIQRHEFCLAEVCLTKIQFETVAEAFNCLKS, from the coding sequence ATGGTCAATTGGCCTGGTATTCTGAAATTAGATGGTGACGATGAGCTTGTTTATTTGGGTTCTGAAGCTGATTTGAATTGCGAGTGTTTGGATTTGATCGTTAGTCCAAGCGATCGAGTCATTGATTCTGAAGGTTTTGTCCATTCAATTGTTTCAGATGGCTCAGTAGTTAACTTGATTGGAAACTCAATCCAGATTTCAGCAGAGGAAGCGTCTAGATTGATTCAACGTCATGAGTTCTGTTTAGCGGAAGTCTGTTTGACAAAAATTCAGTTTGAAACAGTCGCTGAAGCATTTAACTGTTTGAAATCTTAG
- the ltrA gene encoding group II intron reverse transcriptase/maturase, which yields MTAFEKVKANKGGAGVDGVTIEDFEKDLKNNLYKIWNRMSSGSYFPTPVAAVSIPKKSGGERVLGIPTVSDRVAQTVVRDKLEIMLEHHFLDDSYGYRVGKSAHDAIEVTRRRCWQYDWVLEFDIKGLFDNIRHDLLMKAVKKHVQLAEESQSRDYQWITLYIERWLVAPLQKADGTQTERELGTPQGGVVSPVLANLFLHYVFDKWLEKNYPDNPWCRYADDGLVHARTKPKAEKLRDELAKRFKECGLEMHPIKTKIVYCKDDIRRGSGKHIEHKQFDFLGYTFRARTNKCKRTGQLYNRFLPAVSMAAKKVMRRQIRELRVRQETQYSLEQLSRWLSPMLNGWINYYGKFRRSELDSVFRHFNKTLVRWARRKFKSLKCHKSRTVAFFDKLSAQCPRLFPHWKFGSARSFT from the coding sequence ATGACTGCGTTCGAGAAGGTAAAAGCCAACAAAGGCGGAGCCGGAGTGGATGGAGTAACGATAGAGGACTTTGAAAAAGACCTTAAAAACAACCTTTACAAGATATGGAACAGAATGTCATCGGGGTCCTACTTTCCCACACCGGTCGCAGCGGTAAGTATACCGAAAAAGTCTGGTGGAGAGAGGGTATTGGGTATCCCAACGGTCAGCGACCGAGTGGCGCAAACTGTGGTAAGAGACAAGCTTGAAATCATGCTCGAGCATCACTTCCTAGATGACTCTTACGGCTATCGAGTGGGTAAATCTGCTCATGATGCGATAGAAGTCACTAGAAGACGATGTTGGCAGTATGATTGGGTACTAGAGTTTGATATCAAAGGTCTCTTTGACAATATTCGTCATGACTTGTTGATGAAAGCGGTAAAGAAACATGTTCAGCTCGCTGAAGAGAGTCAGAGCCGGGATTATCAATGGATAACACTGTACATCGAAAGGTGGTTAGTTGCTCCGTTACAGAAAGCAGATGGGACGCAAACAGAAAGAGAGTTAGGAACGCCACAAGGTGGCGTGGTAAGCCCAGTGCTTGCCAACCTATTTCTTCACTATGTTTTTGATAAATGGCTGGAGAAGAATTATCCAGACAACCCATGGTGTCGATACGCAGATGATGGACTTGTCCATGCAAGGACAAAGCCGAAAGCGGAGAAGTTGAGGGATGAGCTAGCGAAGCGCTTCAAGGAGTGCGGACTGGAGATGCACCCAATTAAGACGAAGATTGTTTACTGCAAAGATGATATTAGACGAGGGTCAGGTAAGCATATAGAGCATAAACAATTTGATTTTCTAGGGTATACCTTCAGGGCCAGAACAAATAAGTGTAAACGTACAGGTCAACTCTATAATCGATTCCTGCCTGCGGTCAGTATGGCAGCAAAGAAAGTCATGCGAAGGCAAATCAGAGAGCTAAGAGTTCGCCAGGAAACGCAGTACAGCTTAGAGCAATTAAGCAGATGGTTAAGTCCAATGCTGAATGGTTGGATAAACTACTACGGAAAGTTCAGGCGAAGCGAATTAGACTCGGTATTCAGACACTTCAACAAGACTTTAGTACGTTGGGCGAGAAGGAAATTCAAATCGCTAAAATGTCACAAAAGTCGAACCGTAGCGTTCTTTGATAAGCTATCGGCTCAATGTCCTAGATTGTTTCCTCACTGGAAATTTGGTTCAGCAAGAAGTTTTACTTGA
- a CDS encoding GNAT family N-acetyltransferase, with protein MKISLVKSGEIEAYEASINAHLNSVFVQDSVVNFNHELVCVVLIEDDSQIVATGFAYSRLMSQGSVNFKAGIVGGIAVAPNKRGLGLAKLVVKELDKYLVSFGVTHSFLFAYEPDVYRSSGYSELICPIHYYDIQQKNWNEFVYRGGMVKTYNVGDALSNQVIEFNGCVY; from the coding sequence TTGAAAATATCACTAGTCAAAAGTGGTGAAATTGAGGCGTATGAAGCTTCAATTAATGCACATCTAAACTCAGTTTTTGTTCAAGATTCTGTAGTCAATTTTAACCACGAATTAGTTTGTGTAGTTCTCATTGAGGACGACAGTCAGATTGTTGCTACAGGCTTTGCTTATAGCCGGTTAATGTCACAGGGCTCTGTCAATTTCAAAGCGGGCATAGTTGGCGGTATAGCAGTTGCACCAAATAAGCGTGGTTTGGGTTTGGCCAAACTTGTCGTAAAAGAACTGGATAAATACTTGGTGTCTTTTGGTGTAACTCATTCTTTTCTTTTCGCTTATGAGCCAGATGTATATCGAAGTTCAGGGTATTCAGAGTTAATTTGTCCTATTCATTACTACGATATACAGCAGAAAAATTGGAACGAGTTTGTCTACCGTGGAGGCATGGTTAAGACTTACAATGTTGGTGACGCTCTAAGCAATCAAGTCATTGAGTTTAATGGTTGTGTATATTGA